GGTCACGGCCGTCGGCTCGGGTCGGACAGGGGGAGATCCTTGCTCGTGACGGTAGGCCGCCCAATATCAAGTTATGCCCGGACAAACGCGCATTATGGGCATTACGCTGCGGTAGCAGATCGCCGGGAGCCCGGACGCGCCCTTGCCGGGCGCCCGGCGATGGCTCAGCCGGACCGCCGTTCCCCACGGCCATGACCCTCGGGACCCGACCGTGCAGCTACGACTGCTCGCCCTGTTCGCCGGCCTGTGCGCGCTGACGGCCGGATGCGGCGCGCCGCCGGAGGCCACCGTGGTGACCGAACAGCGCCCGTCGGCCGTCCCGGAGTCGATCGCCCCGCCGGTGGACGCCGCGACGGCGGAGCGGGCGTTCGGGGTGCTCGCCGAGCTGGACGAGGCGTGGCGGCGGCGCGACTGCGCGGCCGTCGCCGAGCTCACCACGGGGGCGGAGAAGACGCTGGGCGGCCGTGCCTGCGAGGCGACCCGGAACGGCCGCCCAGCCCTCCCCGGCGACCCGGTCTTCTTCCTGCCGGACGCGGGCGACTGGTTCGCCGCCCTGGCCAGGAAGCCGTCGCCCGCGTACTACGTGTTCCAGCTCGACGGGGACCGCTGGCGGCTGGCCGCCGGCCCCGTCCCGGCGCACGGCGAGCCGGTCTCCCCGGGAGACCCCGGCGTCGCGGCGGGCCGTGAGGTGGCCACGCGCGCCCGGCTGGTGCCGCAGCGCCATCTGACGTACCTCACCGACCCGGCCGGGGTGAACGGCGTGCGGTTCCCGTCCGGCGACCCCGTACGGAAGCTGCTGGACGAGCTCGCCGGCAAGCCCGCCGAGGTCGCGCCCGACCGCCTGTCGATCGACGTCGAGCTGGCCGGGGAGCCCGCCAGGACGGTCGCGCTGTCGACCGGCTCGGTGCTGGTCTTCGACGTGCTGCGGATCGGGTACGAGCAGCGCCCCGGACCGGGGCGGAAGGCGCTGAAGCGTCCGCTGGAGGGGTTGTCGCCGGAGGGCTCCGAGCTGGTCGTGCTGGCCAGCGTCGTCAGCGCCGCCGACGGCCCGACCACCGTGGGCCTGCGCCGGGGGCCTGCGCCGGGGGCCTGCGGGCTGAGCGAGGCCGCTGAACTGGGGCGCGGCTGCGTGGCAACCGATCCGTCCCGGTAAGCTCACCACACGTGAGTTCCTACAGCCCCATCGGCCCGGTCGTCGGCGTGGTCGGCGCGGGCCAGCTCGCCCGGATGACGCAGCAGCCCGCCATCGCGCTGGGCGTCGAGCTGCGGGTCCTGGCCAACACCGCTGACGAGAGCGCCGCCCGGGTCATCGTCGACACCCGGATCGGCGACTACCGCGACCTCGGCGACCTGCGCGCGTTCGCCAAGGGCTGCGACGCGATCACGTTCGACCACGAGCACGTCCCCACCGAGCACATCAGCGCGCTGGTCGCCGACGGGTTCTCGGTGCACCCGGGGGCGGAGGCGCTGGTCCACGCCCAGGACAAGGCGGTCATGCGCGAGCGGCTCACCGCCATCGGCGCGCCCTGCCCGGCCTGGGCCAGGGTGTCCGGCGTCGAGGACGTCACGTCCTTCGCCGAGGCGCACGGCTGGCCGGTGGTCCTCAAGGCGATCAGGGGCGGCTACGACGGCCGGGGCGTGTGGGTGTGCCGCTCGGTCGCCGACGCCGAGGCCGCCTTCGCGGCCGGGGTGCCGCTGATGGCCGAGGCGTTCGTGCCGTTCGAGCGGGAGCTGGCCGTGCTGGTGGCCCGCTCGCCCCACGGGCAGGGCGTCAGCTACCCGGTCGTCGAGACCGTGCAGCAGGACGGCATCTGCGTCGAGGTGCTCGCGCCCGCTCCCGGGCTCGACCCGGAGGAGGCGGCGCAGGCCCAGCGCATCGCCCTGCAGGTCGCCGACGAGCTGGGGGTGACCGGGCTGCTGGCGGTCGAGATGTTCGACACGGGCCACGGGCTGGTGGTCAACGAGCTGGCCATGCGCCCCCACAACAGCGGCCACTGGACGATCGAGGGCGCGCGCACGTCGCAGTTCGAGCAGCACCTGCGGGCCGTCCTCGACCTGCCGCTCGGCTCGCCGGCCATGACCGCGCCCGTCGTCGTCATGGCCAACCTGCTCGGCGGCGACGACCCCGACCTGTTCAAGCGCTACGAGCACGTGATGGCCCACGACCCCGGCGTCAAGGTCCACTTCTACGGCAAGCAGGTGCGCCCCGGCCGCAAGATCGGCCACGTGACGGCCCTGGGCGACGATCTGGACGCGGTGCGCGCCCGGGCCCGCCACGCCGCCGTCTACCTCACCACGGGGGAGTACACGTGAGCGAGATGTCCCCGCGACCCGCGAAGGAGACGGCGTGACCATCGGCATCGTCATGGGTAGCGACTCCGACTGGCCCGTGATGAAGGCGGCGGCCGAGGCCGTCGCGGAGTTCGGCGTGCCGTTCGAGGCCGACGTGGTCTCCGCGCACCGCATGCCCACCGAGATGATCGACTACGGCCGCCAGGCCGCCTCCCGGGGCCTGCGCGTCATCATCGCCGGAGCGGGCGGGGCGGCCCACCTGCCCGGCATGCTCGCCTCGGTGACGCCGTTGCCCGTCATCGGGGTGCCGGTGCCGCTGAAGTACCTCGACGGCATGGACTCCCTGCTGTCGATCGTCCAGATGCCCGCCGGGGTGCCCGTCGCCACCGTGGCCGTGGGCGGGGCGCGCAACGCGGGGCTGCTGGCCGTGCGCATCCTCGCCGCCGCCGACCCTGAGCTCCGGCGCCGCATGGAGGACTTCCAGGACCGCCTCAAGGACCAGGCGTACGCCAAGGGCGAGCGGCTGCGCGCCGAAGCGGCCACCCTGAGCACGCGGCCCACCGACACGCCATAAGCCCCGCCTGTGGGGTGACGACCAGGCCACGGAGGCCGTGGCCCATCGCGTCACGGAGGCCGTGGCCCATCGGGACACGGAGGCCACGGCCAGGAGGACGGCGTTACGGCGGCCCGCCGTCATCCGGTCAGCGGGCGTCCTCCTGGAGGCCCGCAGCCCCGTGCGGCGGGTGGCGGCCTGCTTGGCCGTGCCGTAACAGCAGATGGACCTACGGTCTGCCGAGCGCGCGGTAGTGCCAGCCGGCGGCGCGCCAGGTCTCGGCGTTGAGCGCGTTGCGTCCGTCGACGATCCTGCGCGTGGCGACGACCTGTCCCAGCGCCTCGGGGTCCAGGTCGACGAACTCCTGCCACTCCGTGAGCAGCAGCACCACGTGCGCCCCGCGGGCCGCCTCCAGCGCCGAGTCGCCGTACCTGAGCTCCGGGTGCGCCTTGCGGGCGTTGTCCAGCGCGATCGGGTCGTACACCGTCACCTGCCCGCCCTGTTGGCCTATCGTGACGGCCACGTCCAGCGCGGGCGAGTCGCGGATGTCGTCGGAGTTGGGCTTGAACGCGGCCCCCAGCACGCCGACCGTGCAGCCGTGGAACGAGCCGCCGGCGAGTTCGCGCGCCAGGTCCACCATGCGGGCGCGGCGGCGCATGTTGATCGCGTCCACCTCGCGCAGGAACGTCAGCGCCTGGTCGGCGCCCAGCTCGCCCGCGCGGGCCATGAACGCGCGGATGTCCTTGGGCAGGCACCCGCCGCCGAACCCGAGACCGGCGTTCAGGAACCGGCCACCGATGCGGTCGTCGTAGGCCAGGGCCTCGGAGAGCTGCTTGACGTCGGCGTGCGCGGCCTCGCAGACCTCGGCCATGGCGTTGATGAACGAGATCTTGGTGGCCAGGAAGGCGTTGGCCGCGGTCTTGACCAGCTCGGCCGTCGCGAAGTCGGTCACCACCAACGGCACGTCGCCCAGCGGCTGGTAGACCTCCCGCAGCACCTTCTCGGCCCGCTCGGACCGCACGCCGATCACGATGCGGTCGGGGGTGAGCGTGTCCTGCACGGCGAAGCCCTCGCGCAGGAACTCGGGGTTCCAGGCCAGCTCGGCCTCGATGCCCGCCGGGGCCAGCCGGGCGAGCTTGTCGGCGAGCCGGTTCGCGGTGCCGACGGGGACGGTGGACTTGCCCACCACCAGGCACTCGCGGTCGAGGTGGGGGGCCAGCGACTCGACGGCGGCGTCCATGTAGGAGACGTCGGCGGCGTACTCGTCGCGCTTCTGCGGCGTGCCCACGCAGATGAAGTGCACGTCGCCGAAGGCGGCGGCCTCCTCGTAGGAGGTGGTGAAGCGCAGGCGGCCGGATTCGAGGCCCCGGCGCAGCACGGGTTCGAGCCCGGGCTCGTGGATGGGAAGCTCACCCTGGTTGAGACAGCGGACCTTGTCGGCGTCTATGTCGAGGCCCAGGACGTCGAATCCGAGATCCGCCATGCAGGCCGCATGCGTGATGCCCAGGTATCCGGTCCCGATCACCGTCAGGCGATATGGCACGAGTGAGCTCCTTTCGATCGCCCAGGCATGCTACCGGCCGCCGTTACCCCGTTCTGTGCCACCTGGGCCTTTTCACAAACCGTACCGACTGGTAACAAGATGCTCGGACGTCCTACTATTCGTGCATGAGCTTCCCTCTGTACGCGCCCGCCGAAGAGCACGACATGCTCCGGGAGACGGTCCGCGCCCTCGCCGACGAGAAGATCGCCCCGCGCGCCGCGGAGGCCGACGAAACCGAAGAGTTCCCCTGGGACGTCTACAAGGCGCTCGTCGGAGCCGACCTGCACGCGGTGCACGTGCCGGAGGAGTACGGCGGGGCGGGGGCCGACGCGCTCGCCACGGTCATCGTGATCGAGGAGGTGGCGCGGGCCTGCGCCTCGTCGTCCCTCATCCCGGCCGTGAACAAGCTGGGCACCGTCCCGCTGCTGCTGTCGGCCTCGGAGGAGCTGAAGCAGCGCTACCTGGCACCGGTGGCCCGAGGCGACGCCATGTTCTCGTACGCGCTGTCGGAGCCGGAGGCGGGCTCCGACGCGGCCGCGATGAAGACCCGCGCCGTCGCGGACGGCGACCACTACGTGCTCAACGGCACCAAGATGTGGATCACGAACGCGGGCGTGTCGGAGTACTACACGGTCATGGCCGTGACCGACCCGTCGGCCGGGGCCCGGGGCATCTCCGCGTTCGTCGTGGAGAAGTCAGACGAAGGCGTCTCGTTCGGGCCCAAGGAGAAGAAGCTCGGCATCAAGGCCTCCCCGACCCGCCAGGTCATCCTGGAGGACGTCCGCGTCCCTGCATCACGCCTGATCGGCGAGCCCGGCACCGGCTTCAAGACCGCCCTGGCCACGCTCGACCACACCCGCATCACCATCGCCGCGCAGGCCCTCGGCATCGCCCAGGGCGCCCTCGACTACGCCGTCGGCTACGTCAAGGAGCGCAAGCAGTTCGGCAAGGCCGTCGCCGACTTCCAGGGCGTGCAGTTCATGCTGGCCGACATGGCCATGAAGCTTGAGGCGGCCAGGCAGCTCACCTACCACGCGGCGGCCAAGTCGGAGCTGGCCATGCACGGGCAGCCGCAGAAGGACCTGACGTTCCTGTCGAGCGCCGCCAAGTGCGCCGCCTCGGACGCCGCCATGGAGATCACCACGGACGCGGTCCAGCTCCTCGGCGGGTACGGCTACACCAAGGACTTCCCGGTCGAGCGCA
The Nonomuraea muscovyensis genome window above contains:
- a CDS encoding 5-(carboxyamino)imidazole ribonucleotide synthase: MSSYSPIGPVVGVVGAGQLARMTQQPAIALGVELRVLANTADESAARVIVDTRIGDYRDLGDLRAFAKGCDAITFDHEHVPTEHISALVADGFSVHPGAEALVHAQDKAVMRERLTAIGAPCPAWARVSGVEDVTSFAEAHGWPVVLKAIRGGYDGRGVWVCRSVADAEAAFAAGVPLMAEAFVPFERELAVLVARSPHGQGVSYPVVETVQQDGICVEVLAPAPGLDPEEAAQAQRIALQVADELGVTGLLAVEMFDTGHGLVVNELAMRPHNSGHWTIEGARTSQFEQHLRAVLDLPLGSPAMTAPVVVMANLLGGDDPDLFKRYEHVMAHDPGVKVHFYGKQVRPGRKIGHVTALGDDLDAVRARARHAAVYLTTGEYT
- the purE gene encoding 5-(carboxyamino)imidazole ribonucleotide mutase, translating into MGSDSDWPVMKAAAEAVAEFGVPFEADVVSAHRMPTEMIDYGRQAASRGLRVIIAGAGGAAHLPGMLASVTPLPVIGVPVPLKYLDGMDSLLSIVQMPAGVPVATVAVGGARNAGLLAVRILAAADPELRRRMEDFQDRLKDQAYAKGERLRAEAATLSTRPTDTP
- a CDS encoding UDP-glucose dehydrogenase family protein is translated as MPYRLTVIGTGYLGITHAACMADLGFDVLGLDIDADKVRCLNQGELPIHEPGLEPVLRRGLESGRLRFTTSYEEAAAFGDVHFICVGTPQKRDEYAADVSYMDAAVESLAPHLDRECLVVGKSTVPVGTANRLADKLARLAPAGIEAELAWNPEFLREGFAVQDTLTPDRIVIGVRSERAEKVLREVYQPLGDVPLVVTDFATAELVKTAANAFLATKISFINAMAEVCEAAHADVKQLSEALAYDDRIGGRFLNAGLGFGGGCLPKDIRAFMARAGELGADQALTFLREVDAINMRRRARMVDLARELAGGSFHGCTVGVLGAAFKPNSDDIRDSPALDVAVTIGQQGGQVTVYDPIALDNARKAHPELRYGDSALEAARGAHVVLLLTEWQEFVDLDPEALGQVVATRRIVDGRNALNAETWRAAGWHYRALGRP
- a CDS encoding acyl-CoA dehydrogenase family protein, with amino-acid sequence MSFPLYAPAEEHDMLRETVRALADEKIAPRAAEADETEEFPWDVYKALVGADLHAVHVPEEYGGAGADALATVIVIEEVARACASSSLIPAVNKLGTVPLLLSASEELKQRYLAPVARGDAMFSYALSEPEAGSDAAAMKTRAVADGDHYVLNGTKMWITNAGVSEYYTVMAVTDPSAGARGISAFVVEKSDEGVSFGPKEKKLGIKASPTRQVILEDVRVPASRLIGEPGTGFKTALATLDHTRITIAAQALGIAQGALDYAVGYVKERKQFGKAVADFQGVQFMLADMAMKLEAARQLTYHAAAKSELAMHGQPQKDLTFLSSAAKCAASDAAMEITTDAVQLLGGYGYTKDFPVERMMRDAKITQIYEGTNQIQRMVMARQLLK